Proteins encoded within one genomic window of Chitinophaga parva:
- the gatB gene encoding Asp-tRNA(Asn)/Glu-tRNA(Gln) amidotransferase subunit GatB, producing MVDYSKYETVIGLEVHAQLLTESKLFCADSAAFGGAPNTHISPITLGYPGTLPMLNKKAVEYAIKLGLACHCTIEHNNYFARKNYFYPDLPKGYQVSQHTAPICVGGHLTIQTEAGERRIALNRIHMEEDAGKSIHDQDDDFTLVDFNRAGVPLVEIVTDPTIHSADEAYAYLTELRRLVRYLGVCDGNMEEGSMRCDANISVRLHGDTTLGTKVEVKNMNSIRNVKRAIEFEVKRQIDLIEAGGTLVQETRSFDAATGGSFSLRSKEEANDYRYFPEPDLAPFHFTEAYIAGIRATLPALPEELIARYTTVYGLSEYDARVICDDKSFSDYYELLIQATPLYKAAANWMQGPVKSWLNDNGGDIATFPVPAPALAALITLADEGKVSFSVAAKSIFPELLQQPTETPLAIATRLNLLQDKDEGSIAPIVDEVLASLPAKVAEFKAGKKGLMALFVGEVMKRSKGKADPKLTNALLAEKLK from the coding sequence ATGGTAGATTATTCAAAATATGAAACGGTGATCGGGCTGGAAGTCCATGCCCAACTGCTCACCGAAAGCAAGCTGTTCTGTGCCGATAGCGCTGCATTTGGCGGTGCTCCTAACACGCATATCAGCCCCATTACCCTGGGCTATCCTGGTACCCTGCCCATGCTCAATAAGAAAGCGGTGGAATACGCCATCAAGCTGGGCCTGGCCTGTCATTGCACCATTGAGCACAATAATTATTTTGCCCGTAAGAACTATTTCTACCCCGACCTGCCCAAAGGCTACCAGGTGTCACAACACACGGCGCCCATTTGCGTAGGCGGGCATTTAACGATACAGACCGAAGCCGGGGAACGCAGGATTGCGTTGAACCGTATCCACATGGAAGAAGATGCCGGCAAATCCATCCACGACCAGGATGACGATTTTACGCTGGTAGACTTTAACCGTGCCGGCGTGCCCCTGGTGGAGATTGTGACGGACCCCACCATCCACAGCGCGGACGAAGCCTACGCGTACCTCACGGAGCTTCGCCGGCTGGTGCGCTACCTGGGTGTGTGCGATGGCAACATGGAAGAAGGCAGCATGCGCTGCGACGCCAACATCTCCGTGCGTCTCCATGGCGATACCACACTGGGCACCAAGGTGGAAGTAAAAAACATGAACTCTATCCGTAACGTGAAGCGGGCCATCGAGTTTGAGGTAAAGCGCCAGATAGATCTCATAGAAGCCGGCGGCACCCTGGTGCAGGAAACCCGTAGTTTTGACGCAGCCACCGGCGGCTCATTTTCCCTGCGCTCCAAGGAGGAGGCCAATGATTACCGTTATTTCCCCGAGCCAGACCTGGCACCTTTCCATTTTACAGAGGCTTATATTGCAGGCATAAGGGCCACCTTGCCCGCATTGCCGGAAGAGCTCATTGCCCGGTATACCACCGTGTACGGCCTGTCTGAGTATGATGCCCGCGTGATCTGTGACGACAAGTCTTTTTCTGATTATTACGAACTGCTCATACAAGCTACCCCGCTTTATAAGGCTGCGGCCAACTGGATGCAGGGCCCGGTAAAATCCTGGCTCAATGACAACGGCGGCGATATTGCCACCTTCCCCGTGCCGGCGCCGGCCCTGGCTGCGCTGATCACCCTGGCGGATGAAGGCAAAGTAAGTTTCTCCGTAGCGGCCAAATCCATTTTCCCGGAATTGCTGCAACAACCAACGGAGACGCCACTGGCCATTGCCACCCGCCTGAACCTGCTGCAGGATAAAGACGAAGGGAGCATTGCCCCCATCGTGGACGAAGTGCTGGCCTCCCTGCCCGCCAAGGTAGCTGAGTTCAAGGCCGGTAAAAAAGGCCTGATGGCCCTTTTTGTGGGAGAGGTAATGAAACGCTCCAAAGGCAAGGCAGACCCGAAGCTGACCAATGCCCTGCTGGCGGAGAAATTAAAATAA